A single Venturia canescens isolate UGA chromosome 1, ASM1945775v1, whole genome shotgun sequence DNA region contains:
- the LOC122418896 gene encoding neprilysin-2-like, with protein MTQSIVVHDLLELFSRRSTILIDRCCSKISKSSKSLDTEQTRRIDRIVVARKSACTLLNYQFRKPLSSRKRKCWKPSALASWLTLVEVSTLLLCSISSPIAGRSTRDIPSSNVSDNSDSLCSTEDCLRSASTILENLDPSVEPCDDFYRYACGGFINKTILPENQEKLNSLLIGGLKVREQVKSMIEEDIEPDAPRHFKLMKDLYNICMNETAFKAAGFKPLLQQLEKFGGWPVLLGDAWNENEFNWVETIYKLRNSGNPFFQLIASGVVLDVKNNSRYVIAIDQATLGIPRDFLLNGTDDPEVQRHYEKMVKTAVQLGAQRARAEKEMMEALVFEMKLANITDPEEVRRNITLIYNPMSIRALSEAYPSVRWIEFFNRMVPSPTTVEEDEIIIVKSPKFFTELEKLLAETPKRTVANYLLWAPVWGSLDYLGLPPNTPNPEVCARDVITKFQILTSAMYVRRYFSKEAKRNAIEMVEDLMRQAIDMLEKNDWMDNTTKARALEKARTMTSYVGYPDELLDDHELEKYYEKLDISGDSYLDSILKIVHFDEDLSWSKLHQPVNRSEWTGHADSATVDAYAMYDQNSFVIPAGILQGFFFNINRPNYMNYGAIGYAIGHEITHNFDDVGRYFDKNGKFADWWVPSTEVRYQQRAQCLLDQYGNYTVPEIGVKLNAQRTQGENIGDNGGIKIAYMAYKSWVARNKPEARLPQIDRTPEQMFWLSAASVWCAKSTLDSLRNEVATDPHSPERFRVLGAFSNMPEFAADYHCPVGSNMNPEKKCSVW; from the exons ATGAC GCAGAGCATCGTCGTTCATGACTTACTTGAACTATTTAGCCGTCGCTCGACCATTCTCATAGATCGGTGCTGCtcgaaaatatcaaaaagttCCAAAAGTCTGGACACGGAACAAACGCGAAGAATTGATCGAATTGTGGTAGCACGGAAATCAGCATGCA CCCTCCTTAATTACCAATTCAGGAAGCCCCTGAGCTCGAGAAAGAGGAAATGCTGGAAACCATCAGCTCTGGCCTCTTGGTTGACTCTTGTGGAGGTATCCACACTCCTCCTGTGCAGTATTTCATCCCCCATAGCAGGGAGATCGACGCGAGATATTCCCAGTTCGAACGTTTCGG aTAATTCGGATAGTTTGTGCTCAACTGAAGATTGTCTCCGTAGCG CTTCCACGATCCTAGAAAATTTAGACCCGAGTGTCGAACCCTGCGACGATTTTTATCGATATGCGTGTGGTGGCTTCATCAACAAGACGATTTTACCTGAAAACCAGGAGAAGCTGAACAGTTTGTTAATTGGAGGACTGAAAGTGCGGGAACAGGTGAAATCAATGATCGAGGAAGACATCGAACCCGATGCACCAAGGCACTTCAAACTCATGAAGGATCTGTACAACATTTGCATGAATGAAA CCGCATTCAAGGCCGCAGGCTTCAAGCCTCTTCTCCAGCAACTGGAAAAATTCGGTGGATGGCCAGTCCTCCTTGGCGATGCCTGGAACGAGAATGAGTTCAATTGGGTGGAAACGATTTACAAACTTCGCAATTCTGGAAATCCTTTCTTCCAACTCATTGCTTCAGGAGTTGTACTCGATGTTAAGAATAACTCAAGATACGTCATTGCT ATAGACCAAGCGACCCTGGGAATTCCTCGAGACTTCCTATTGAATGGCACGGATGATCCCGAAGTGCAAAGGCATTACGAAAAAATGGTTAAGACAGCCGTGCAGCTCGGTGCTCAGAGGGCTCGTGCTGAGAAAGAAATGATGGAAGCGTTGGTTTTTGAAATGAAGTTAGCAAAC ATCACAGATCCAGAAGAGGTTCGTCGGAACATAACTCTGATCTACAATCCAATGTCGATCAGAGCGTTGTCAGAAGCATATCCAAGCGTAAGGTGGATCGAGTTTTTCAACAGAATGGTACCATCGCCAACTACTGTAGAAGAAGACGAAATCATTATCGTTAAGAGCCCGAAGTTCTTCACCGAATTGGAAAAACTATTGGCCGAAACGCCGAAACGGACTGTAGCGAACTATCTTCTGTGGGCACCGGTTTGGGGTTCCTTAGATTATTTGGGACTTCCTCCGAACACGCCAAATCCCGAGGTCTGCGCACGAGATGTcatcacaaaatttcaaattctcaccTCTGCTATGTACGTGAGACGGTACTTTAGCAAGGAAGCCAAGCGAAATGCGATCGAAATGGTCGAGGACCTCATGAGGCAGGCCATCGATATGTTGGAAAAG AATGACTGGATGGATAACACGACAAAAGCGAGAGCCCTGGAAAAAGCCAGGACGATGACCAGCTACGTGGGCTACCCTGACGAATTGTTGGACGACCACGAGCTTGAAAagtattacgaaaaattggatatTTCTGGAGACAGTTACCTCGATAGTATCTTGAAAATAGTTCATTTCGATGAGGACCTCTCATGGAGTAAATTGCATCAACCTGTGAACAGATCGGAATGGACGGGTCATGCCGATTCCGCTACCGTTGATGCATATGCTATGTACGACCAGAATAGCTTTG TAATTCCTGCCGGTATACTACAaggcttttttttcaacatcaacCGGCCAAATTACATGAACTATGGTGCCATTGGATATGCCATTGGCCATGAAATAACGCACAACTTTGACGACGTTGGCAGATATTTCGACAAAAATGGCAAGTTTGCTGATTGGTGGGTGCCTTCAACCGAAGTACGTTATCAACAACGCGCGCAATGTCTGCTCGATCAGTACGGAAATTACACCGTTCCGGAGATTGGCGTAAAA TTAAACGCCCAGAGAACGCAGGGTGAAAATATTGGCGACAATGGGGGTATAAAAATTGCATATATGGCCTACAAAAGTTGGGTCGCCAGGAATAAACCGGAGGCTCGGTTGCCCCAAATTGATCGAACTCCGGAGCAAATGTTTTGGCTAAGCGCCGCCAGCGTCTGGTGCGCCAAATCGACGCTCGACTCTCTCCGGAATGAAGTAGCCACCGATCCACACAGTCCAGAAAGATTCCGGGTGCTTGGAGCGTTTTCGAACATGCCTGAATTCGCTGCTGATTACCATTGTCCGGTGGGGTCAAATATGAAtcctgagaaaaaatgttcggttTGGTGA